A single region of the Sphaeramia orbicularis chromosome 6, fSphaOr1.1, whole genome shotgun sequence genome encodes:
- the znf592 gene encoding zinc finger protein 592, which produces MGDMKTPDFDDLLAAFDIPDATGLDAKEPIQDSHEATESQLKHPGMCLDDSLLSDQAVTTDIPAVSVIVKNTSRQESLENFAERLHSGPALQNGFSGQGTTIDMAEANDTCFSKSFVSALNGERSGELHGESPIQHKPDGTFSQSLSHLSPVSSPEAEHTQCGREEMHSKLEKHSFQGASGLLEHSTPDASKKLDISAFDECTKESPKNTSQSRAESSRIEETSDICISKETGKTPRLHSALPPPNDNHNFIETNYKSGITDDIPSTYMKSQTKLSSCLEALVALNARKDPSEQTNPRESAVSQNDCLKASPKVPISPRSPRSPLEAVKRLMKPSDSPVSICSDSSGKASPAVVSASPPAIPRVRIKTIKTTSGQIKRTVTSVLPDSETDEVHSAYESSPSQSMISEDSYNMSPHQSTAVDSIAGFQMKGISVSASSPKVLLSKLDINSRRTGVSQSTPVFHNSSGSIKRPVSQKGQKPKRLSATTGNAASTNFLPKAMHLASLNLVPHSVAASVTARSTSHQQSQPTLPSMVYSTVPLVHQVKTANPYPRASIPNTAAGTLNRLLNNANPVPTYMPDLNPPPESNISLPPRGYCCLECGDSFGVERSLTYHYSRRSVHIEVACTHCGKTMVFFNKCALLAHAREHKNNGTVMQCTQLHMKPIAEEQMFVPLSTEPVNVDSNTSTSSHKSQPVMPLYPDNVIRQRLCCLECNKQLPDFKALAGHYQRQSEDTDGLMCKVCSMWLPNKCSFRAHQRIHAHKSPYCCPECGALSRSADIQKHVKENCLHYTRKAWYKCLHCDMVFKSFQGQKAHIEEKHCEILFKCSACPLAFKTSDSCEVHLKNKHSASKMTPQLIFKCSCETIFKKKQLLYQHFHQDASKRVTCVFKCPKCNSVFPQKQLLMQHYKGVHVGNATVEKSKKQKNEQDQDTNSIQEKKQKGPSLVKHTDNPRKKVEQDSRPRAKPTGWTCGDCLQWFPERDSYVSHVKTTHSKSVKRYPCRHCEQSFNFTTSLRRHVRNVHDGKKKIYICWYCTDIKTTFTTSVMLKNHISLMHGIKNPDLRQMPKILIQESKKAVGKGPVSETPAVNKKKERGQHEAHLEAPSAKRLKTQFCCSKCGFLTNNSTEFQQHIPQHKTDESSHQCLHCGLCFTSVLSLNRHLFIVHKVRDPEGEEEEQGNEPVRSVENKEVNDLLPELKKTEPPQAEEPASLLCEKP; this is translated from the exons ATGGGTGACATGAAAACCCCAGATTTTGATGACCTCCTGGCAGCCTTTGACATCCCAGACGCCACAGGATTGGACGCTAAAGAGCCTATCCAGGACAGTCATGAGGCGACAGAAAGTCAGCTGAAACACCCAGGGATGTGTTTAGATGACAGCTTGTTGAGTGATCAGGCTGTCACAACAGACATTCCTGCTGTTAGTGTAATTGTGAAAAACACAAGTCGCCAGGAGTCATTGGAAAACTTTGCTGAGAGGCTTCACTCTGGACCAGCATTGCAAAATGGATTCAGTGGACAAGGGACCACAATTGACATGGCTGAGGCAAATGACACTTGCTTTTCCAAGTCGTTTGTCTCTGCACTGAATGGGGAGAGATCGGGGGAGCTTCATGGAGAGTCACCTATTCAGCATAAACCTGATGGGACATTCTCCCAGTCACTTTCTCATCTTAGTCCAGTATCCAGTCCTGAGGCTGAACATACTCAGTGTGGTAGAGAAGAAATGCACTCAAAACTAGAGAAACATAGTTTCCAGGGAGCTTCAGGTTTGCTAGAACATTCTACCCCAGATGCTTCAAAAAAACTAGACATTAGCGCATTTGATGAATGTACAAAGGAATCTCCCAAGAACACCAGTCAGAGTAGAGCAGAAAGTAGTAGAATTGAGGAGACGTCTGACATCTGTATTAGTAAAGAAACAGGTAAAACTCCTAGATTACACAGTGCACTTCCCCCACCTAATGATAACCATAATTTTATTGAGACCAACTATAAGTCCGGGATCACAGATGATATTCCCTCCACTTATATGAAATCTCAGACAAAACTATCCTCTTGTCTAGAGGCCCTGGTTGCTTTGAATGCTAGAAAAGATCCCAGTGAGCAGACAAATCCCAGAGAGTCAGCAGTGTCTCAGAATGACTGTTTGAAAGCCAGCCCCAAGGTGCCTATATCCCCACGAAGTCCTAGAAGCCCCCTTGAAGCCGTGAAACGGCTAATGAAACCCTCAGACAGTCCTGTGAGCATCTGCAGTGATAGTAGTGGCAAAGCCTCCCCTGCAGTAGTGTCTGCGTCACCCCCAGCCATACCCAGGGTAAGAATAAAGACCATCAAAACCACATCTGGGCAGATCAAGCGTACAGTAACCAGTGTGTTGCCTGATTCAGAAACAGATGAAGTTCATTCTGCTTATGAATCTTCTCCCTCACAGAGTATGATTAGTGAAGATTCTTATAACATGTCCCCTCACCAAAGTACAGCTGTTGATAGTATTGCTGGATTCCAGATGAAAGGTATCTCAGTGAGTGCATCTTCACCAAAAGTTTTACTCAGCAAATTAGACATAAATTCAAGGAGGACAGGAGTATCGCAGTCAACACCAGTTTTCCATAACTCCAGTGGATCCATCAAACGACCTGTTTCACAAAAGGGGCAGAAACCAAAGAGACTATCAGCCACAACAGGCAATGCAGCTAGCACCAACTTCCTTCCCAAAGCAATGCACTTAGCTAGTTTGAACCTGGTTCCTCACAGTGTTGCTGCCTCAGTAACAGCTCGGTCTACTTCTCATCAGCAGAGCCAGCCCACACTCCCCTCTATGGTGTACAGTACTGTTCCTCTGGTGCATCAGGTCAAGACAGCCAACCCTTACCCGCGAGCCTCCATTCCCAACACTGCAGCAGGAACCTTGAACAGACTGTTGAACAACGCCAACCCTGTGCCTACATACATGCCCGACCTGAACCCCCCACCTGAGAGCAATATCAGCCTTCCACCACGTGGATATTGCTGCCTAGAATGCGGGGACTCCTTTGGGGTCGAGAGGAGTCTTACATATCATTACAGCAGGAGGAGTGTACATATTGAAGTTGCATGCACCCACTGTGGAAAGACGATGGTGTTTTTCAACAAATGTGCATTGCTGGCACATGCTCGGGAGCACAAGAACAATGGCACAGTGATGCAGTGCACACAACTCCACATGAAACCTATAGCTGAGGAGCAAATGTTTGTACCTTTGAGTACGGAACCTGTGAATGTGGACTCTAACACTTCTACATCCTCACATAAAAGCCAACCTGTCATGCCCCTTTACCCTGATAATGTCATTCGCCAGCGACTTTGTTGCTTGGAGTGTAACAAGCAATTACCGGACTTCAAAGCACTTGCAGGTCATTACCAGAGGCAATCAGAAGATACAGACGGACTA ATGTGTAAGGTGTGCTCAATGTGGCTACCCAACAAGTGCAGTTTCAGAGCTCACCAACGCATTCATGCACACAAGTCCCCATACTGTTGTCCTGAGTGTGGTGCCCTGAGTCGCTCTGCAGACATTCAAAAGCATGTAAAGGAAAACTGCCTGCACTACACACGCAAAGCTTGGTACAA ATGTCTTCACTGTGACATGGTGTTCAAGTCATTTCAAGGACAAAAGGCACACATTGAAGAGAAACACTGTGAAATCCTCTTCAAGTGCTCCGCCTGTCCACTCGCCTTCAAGACATCTGACAGCTGCGaagttcatttaaaaaacaaacacagtgcGAGCAAAATGACCCCTCA GTTAATTTTTAAGTGTTCATGTGAGACAATATTCAAGAAAAAGCAGTTACTGTATCAGCATTTTCATCAGGATGCCAGCAAGCGTGTTACGTGTGTGTTCAAGTGTCCAAAATGCAACTCAGTCTTTCCACAAAAGCAGCTTTTAATGCAGCACTACAAG GGTGTACATGTAGGAAACGCTACAGTAGAGAAGAGCAAGAAACAAAAGAATGAGCAAGACCAGGATACCAATTCCATCCAAGAGAAGAAGCAGAAGGGTCCCAGCCTTGTTAAACACACAGATAATCCCAGAAAGAAGGTGGAACAGGACAGTAGGCCACGTGCAAAGCCCACCGGCTGGACCTGTGGGGACTGTCTACAGTGGTTCCCTGAACGGGACTCTTACGTTTCTCATGTGAAGACCACCCATAGCAAG TCAGTCAAGCGATATCCATGTCGACATTGTGAGCAGTCTTTCAACTTTACAACAAGTCTGAGACGACATGTACGCAACGTTCATgatggaaaaaagaaaatttacatttgtTG GTATTGCACAGATATCAAGACTACATTCACAACAAGTGTGATGTTGAAGAATCACATTAGTCTTATGCATGGGATTAAAAATCCTGATTTGCGGCAAATGCCAAAAATACTCATTCAGGAATCCAAAAAGGCTGTGGGCAAG GGGCCTGTATCAGAAACTCCTGCCGTTAACAAAAAGAAGGAACGGGGGCAGCATGAAGCTCATCTGGAGGCGCCTTCAGCAAAACGTCTGAAAACACAGTTCTGCTGCTCAAAGTGTGGTTTTCTTACAAACAACAGTACAGAGTTTCAACAGCATATACCTCAACATAAAACAGATGAAAGCAGTCATCAGTGCCTTCACTGTGGCCTGTGTTTCACATCTGTACTGTCGCTCAACAGACATCTTTTCATTGTACACAAAGTCAGAGATcctgagggagaggaggaggagcagggtaATGAGCCGGTTAGATCAGTAGAGAATAAGGAGGTAAATGACTTGTTACCGGAGCTAAAGAA
- the slc28a1 gene encoding sodium/nucleoside cotransporter 1, with product MMETNSYQLKNVPDANGKGIHNQAFEIEEDNITETSSVKNQNEKTKRSVGSYLSKVTKPLNAIEDYTKTHSKTFKYIVLGILGAGYVAYFIAACVLDFQRATALVVLTCLALVIKTYELLTVYKGESISRCFKPAIRCFKSNFKWIKWVFILIAVVLLVVWLALDTSKRPEQLVSFGGVCMFLVLIFIFSAHRTAVSWRPVFWGLGMQFCIGLFVIRTEPGLIAFEWLGNQVKIFLDYTKKGSEFVFGDLTENIFAFQALPIVVFFSSVMSILYFMGIMQWIILKISWVMQITMGTSPTETLSVAGNIFVGQTEAPLVIRPYLKDMTKSEIHAVMVGGFATIAGSVMGAFISFGIDASSLISASVMAAPCVLAMSKLSYPETKESPFKSDKNITVACGDEQNILEAASSGASASIGLVANIAANLIAFLAILDFINSALSWLGGMVGYPGIKFEIICSYVFMPVAFMMGVPYDESFIVAELIGTKLFLNEFVAYQKLSSLKNNRLTGVEEIINGQRQWISIRSEIISTYALCGFANFSSLGIVIGGLSSICPSRRGDISSLVLRAMITGTCVSLVNACIAGILFVPPPDCVGLFEFSTFDATNKTIQLCCTELFTSTVNNGTISFEGIWSTVVNATVYLSKCCECCGLSQPDLCV from the exons ATGA tGGAAACTAACAGCTACCAGCTCAAAAATGTACCTGATGCCAATGGAAAAGGCATACACAACCAAGCGTTTGAAATAGAG GAGGATAACATTACTGAAACTAGCAGCGTGAAAAATCAGAATGAAAAGACTAAAAGGAGTGTGGGATCATATTTAAG CAAAGTAACCAAGCCGCTTAATGCTATAGAGGATTATACCAAGACTCACTCGAAAACGTTCAAATACATAGTGCTGGGCATACTTGGAGCAG GTTATGTGGCATACTTCATTGCAGCCTGTGTACTGGATTTCCAGAGGGCTACTGCGCTTGTTGTCCTCACATGTTTGGCTTTAGTCATTAAAACTTATGAACTTTTGACGGTTTACAAAGGAGAGAGCATCAGCCGGTGTTTCAAGCCTGCAATAAGATGCTTTAAATCTAACTTTAAATGGATAAAATG GGTTTTCATCTTGATTGCTGTGGTTCTGCTAGTGGTGTGGCTCGCCTTAGACACAAGCAAACGTCCTGAGCAGCTTGTTTCATTTGGAGGCGTGTGCATGTTCCTTGtgctcatcttcatcttctctgCGCACAGAACTGCG GTGTCATGGAGGCCTGTGTTTTGGGGTCTCGGGATGCAGTTCTGTATCGGCCTGTTTGTCATAAGAACAGAGCCTGGACTTATAGCGTTCGAATGGCTTGGAAACCAAGTGAAG ATATTCCTGGACTATACTAAAAAAGGGTCAGAGTTTGTTTTTGGGGACCTGACCGAGAACATTTTTGCCTTTCAA GCTTTGCCCATTGTTGTGTTCTTCAGCAGTGTCATGTCAATCCTTTACTTCATGGGAATAATGCAGTGGATCATTTTAAAG ATCTCATGGGTTATGCAGATAACGATGGGAACCTCCCCCACAGAGACCTTGAGTGTGGCAGGCAATATATTTGTTGGGCAG ACAGAGGCACCACTGGTGATTCGCCCCTATCTGAAGGACATGACCAAGTCTGAGATCCACGCTGTTATGGTTGGTGGGTTTGCCACGATTGCAGGAAGTGTCATGGGAGCTTTTATTTCATTTGGG ATTGATGCGTCGTCCTTGATCTCGGCCTCTGTGATGGCTGCTCCTTGTGTCTTGGCCATGTCTAAGCTGTCCTACCCAGAGACAAAAGAAAGTCCTTTCAAATCTGACAAGAACATTACAGTGGCTTGTGG TGATGAACAGAATATCTTGGAGGCTGCTAGCAGTGGAGCCTCTGCCTCAATAGGTCTTGTTGCGAACATTGCAGCAAACCTGATTGCCTTTCTTGCCATTCTCGACTTCATAAATTCAGCTTTGAGTTGGCTTGGAGGTATGGTTGGATATCCTGGAATCAAATTTGAG ATCATTTGCTCTTATGTGTTCATGCCTGTGGCCTTTATGATGGGAGTACCGTATGATGAGTCTTTTATTGTCGCTGAACTAATCGGCACAAAGCTCTTCCTCAATGAATTTGTGGCTTATCAGAAATTATCTTCACTGAAGAACAACAGACTCACTGGAGTTGAAGAAATCATTAATGGACAGAGACAATGGATTTCT ATTCGATCGGAAATAATCAGCACTTATGCTCTGTGTGGGTTTGCCAACTTCAGCTCTCTGGGTATTGTTATTGGAGGCCTAT cCTCTATTTGCCCATCCAGAAGAGGTGATATCTCATCTTTAGTTTTGAGAGCTATGATCACTGGAACATGTGTGTCTCTTGTCAACGCTTGCATAGCAG GGATCCTCTTTGTACCTCCACCTGACTGTGTGGGGCTGTTTGAGTTTTCTACTTTTGATGCCACAAATAAAACCATACAACTTTGCTGCACTGAGCTTTTTACAAG CACGGTAAATAATGGGACCATCTCATTTGAAGGAATCTGGAGCACAGTAGTAAATGCCACCGTCTATTTGTCAAAATGTTGTGAGTGCTGTGGTCTTTCTCAACCAGACCTTTGTGTGTAG